TGCAGAGCGAGTACTCGCTGTGGACGCGCGACCCCGAGGGCGAGGTCCTCGACACCCTCCGCGAACTCGGCATCGGCCTCGTGCCGTACTCCCCGCTCGGCCGCGGCTTCCTGACGGGTGCCATCACGAGCCCGTCCGACCTGGACGACGACGACTTCCGCCGCGCGAACCCGCGCTTCGCCGAGGAGGCCTTCGCACAGAACATGCGCATCGTCGACTCGGTCAAGGAGATCGCCGACGAGGTCGGCGGGACCCCGGCCCAGGTCGCGCTGGCCTGGCTCCTCGCGCAGGGCGACGACGTCGTGCCGATCCCGGGGACGAAGCGGGTCAGCCGGCTCGAGGAGAACGTCGGTGCGACGTCGATCACGCTCTCGGCGGACCAGCTCACGCGGCTCTCGTCGCTGCCCGTGCCCACGGGTGACCGCTACCCCGACATGTCCTCGATCGGTCGCTGACGCGAGCGACGCGCGTCCCTGACGCGACGGGCGCGTCCCTGACGTGACCACCTGACGGCCTGGAGGCCCGTGGCACGCTCGCCACGGGCCTCCCGTCCGTCCGGTGGTCGCGCTGGGACTAGACCTCCGCGGCGAACGCGGCCGCGCGGAGCTGCAGGTCCTCGATGCGCTGCAGTCGCGCAGCCTCGACGTCGTAGCCCTCGTAGGCGGGCGGCGGCAGCTTCCGGACGTTCCGTGAACACTCGAAGTCCTGGCAGACGAGCGTCCCCACGGTGTTGCCGTTCCGACCGGCCTTCCCGGACCGCTTGGCGCTGTAGAACACGACGTCGTTCGGCAGCTTCACGTCCTGGCACCACGAGCACTGCGCCCGGCTGCGGGGCGACGCCTCGGCCTGCCGGAACAGGATCCCGACGAGGTCGCCCTCGAGGGTGGGGACGACGGCGTAGGCACGGCGGCCGATCTTCGGGTC
This is a stretch of genomic DNA from Curtobacterium sp. 458. It encodes these proteins:
- a CDS encoding FBP domain-containing protein, translated to MLPISEKTIRTSFVNASRKETADITLPDAFEATDWDVLDYLGWRDPKIGRRAYAVVPTLEGDLVGILFRQAEASPRSRAQCSWCQDVKLPNDVVFYSAKRSGKAGRNGNTVGTLVCQDFECSRNVRKLPPPAYEGYDVEAARLQRIEDLQLRAAAFAAEV